TTAGAAAGGTGAATGAAGCTTTGAACTACACCAACACATAATATCttacaatcaaaaatcaatcatcTGTCTACCATCCACTGTCATCAAATCTTCATTTATCCATCAAAAATCCTTTCACTAATTTTATCATctttaaagattaaaacttgTAAGGCTTGAGATTTTGGGGTTTGGAGCTTTGGTGAAAGAAAGAGAAGATCCTACCACCATTCCATTTTTATTGTTAGATATTGGGTTGTAATCTCTTACTCTTTTCAATTATTCATACTTTTTGTGAAACATTAATTGATAATGTGTCTATGCATGAATCTTAGTGTTTTATTTGATGTTATGAGTATGATTAGTAAGTtgattatttgtgtttgtttggGCATATGATTTGAACTCTTTTtgtaatgattaattagtggtTATAGACCGGTTAAATTGGGGATTATGAATCTTGACTTTTAGAGTCAAAGGTTGACTAGTCATTGTTTAGGATTAACATTATGGGTGGGTGTcatttgtaatttgtaattgACTGATTGATTAGAAACTCATTTATTGATAAATAGTTGTTTTAGTAATTGTTTGTTGCGGGAATAGTGAACGTGAGAAGTGAAGGGTCATGAGTCTTAATTTGTCAATCcattttgtattattatatcTTGTTCAGCCACTATCcattttgtattattatatcttgttcttttatttatttgctttatatgtttgtttgttttgctttttatgTTTTCGTTAGTTTAAAATCACCTTTCAaaacttttgtttaattattcattttcaaaattaaaatagttCGCTCAAGTTTTCAATTCACCGCCTTCTTGTCGACATCCGAGTCATACTTGCCATATACTTTTGTATTTGGTGAAGTATTGACTTTCCTTCTCATTTTTCACGTCCATTATTATTGACCGTGGTTTGTTAATTTCCAACGACGTCTTCGAGCCCGCGTCAGTTTTCTTCATGGAAAAGAGGAAGTGCCTGTAAAGGTAGATGAGATACGTGCAACATGCTGAAATGATATCCAGTGTATTGATATATTTTCTTGTTAGTTCTTTTTACAACAAAGGACGACACTTGAATGAAGTTTTTCTGCCTTATGTGGATGTTATTGGTGCGTTCAATTCTGTACGTATTGTTCTTCACTGACCAAAGGAATTAATCTTTTGGCTTCTTCAACAAGTTCCTTATACTCTTGAGCTTGAATGGGTCCTTGAACTTGTACATAGACATGATCTCTGGTGGTAAACTATCAATGACTTTCGTTGGACCACAAAAGATTGGATAAGGACTTTTTTTTTGGATATCAATTAAGTAATATGTATGAAATTGGGTGAAAGGCTTGTTTACAAATAAGGTGtgaaggggtatttatacatcTAGCCTTTTTTAGCTAATACCCCTTCCACCTTTAGAAAATTACAATtcaacaacatatttttatatttacaatCTTTTCTTGGTGCTGAATTGTAAATGTTGCATCGTCTTCACTCTTGGCGGGtcttttttgttgagaatcttTGCTGTGGAGTAGACTTTGAAGCTTTCTCTTTGTCTTTACCGTCTTCAAGCAACTTTGACATTATAGATTCTTAAACATTCTGTGAAGACGAAGACTTGAGTTTTTTATGAAATGCGGAAGTTTGGTATAAAGTGCGAAAGCTTGGCTTGGTATAAAGTGCAAGGTTGTATATATCACTTTCGGTATCGTATCGGCCGACCCCCGATATGCGATATATCGGATATATCGGGTACCCTAAATTGTAAAGGAATTtatactaacaatatatacaatttgacatAAGTTTATATACCTTTCAATCTTAATTGCTATGTTACGAAGCAAATCTTACATAACTTTTAATCTTAAAGTCAGAAACCctatttttgattttaacccattttttatttttattttaaaaaaaggaaaaaaagtcaacttttttttttaccaatattGACCGACATTTGACCAAAACGATAAGTTCAGCTGATAACCCATATTTCGTATCAGTTGAAGCCTTGATGGCCGATATCCGATATATCACCGATATATCGTCCGATATGGCCGATATTTGCAACCTTGATAAAGTGTGAAACTTGGCCTGATCTTCCTCTTTACTCTTTGATCATTTCTCTCTTGCTCCCCCTTAGCCACTCAATTTCTAAACAGCATACAATTGTATCGAAAAGTGATTATTCATTTTAGCTCCCCCTCGACCTGGGAATAATATTCGGAGCAAAGAATCTGGAAAAGCAATGTGCTCCCCCTCAAAATGATAATCAATTTGTCTTTGCACTTTTCTCCCCATCATGATGAAATGTCATACGCCCACAAATGGGAATCAAACATCATCTATAAAGCAGATTGAAAACAAATTTGGCTTGTTTCATACCACCCACTTCTCTCGCATCAACATAcgatttttgttattgattctGTGATGGATAACGAAGTGTTGAGAAGAGGTTGAATTCAAAGGCGTATCGACAGATTCTCTAATTTTCTGCCAGAACTTTTAACCACTATGCTATTAACAGTGGATATGTCGGATTTGGTGTCACTGAAAGCTGCGAAGAAACAGTTTCGTGAGCTAATTCCGTCACCTATGTTTATGGCGACGTACAACCAGCGGGAAGCCGCCCATTCTTGGAAGGTTATCCACACGCTCAACGAAGCTAGTCCCACGGTTGGTGCTTTAGTACTCATTAGAGACACAAAACAATGGAGATGTGTGCTAGCCCTTGAACCAGTACTTAGAGGAATCGCAAATGCAGATGGTGTTGTATCTTTACTAGCTTGTTGTGGTAGCCTTGTTTTACTCCGCTACATCCCTATCGAGGCGGATTTACCTTTGTATTTGTATGTTGTAAACTTGTTTAACACACAACAAGTCTATCAACTAGGGGCTCCACAACTTAATGGCTTCAACTTGCATTTTAATCGTGTCGAACATGTCCACTTTGCAATTACGAATCCACTTGGGCCCTTTTTCACAATCATGATAAGTTACATAGGGGTGGGTAACGTTCTGGTACCTAGATACTATAGGCTTGAACTCGTAAATGGAAATTATAGATGGAACATAGAAGTTGCCAGCCAAACTGTATGTTGTTGAGAAATTGAGTGGTTATGAGGGAGTAAGAGAAAAATGATCAAAGAATGAAGAGGAAGATCAAGTCAAGTTTCACACTTTATACCAAGCCAAACTTTCGCATTTCACAAAAAACCCAAATCTTCATCTTCACAGGATGTTTAAGAATCTATAGAGTCAAAGTTGCTTAAAGACGATGAAGACAAAGAGAAAAATTCAAAGTCTACTCCAAAGCAaagattctcaacaaaaagGACCCACCAAGAGTGAAGACGATGCAAcatttacaatttaacaccaaGAGGAGATTCTTAAGTATAGAAATATGTTGTTGAATTGTAATTTTCTAAGTGTGGAAGGGGTATTAGTGAAAATACGTTAGATATATAAATACCCCTAACGCCTCATTTGTAAACAAGCCTTTCACATAGTAAAATCTAATTTTATCTTTATCCCAATATCCAAACACATACAAACACACATTACAAGATCCAaactacaattattattattattattatttaacgtTCGAATGGTCAGAGCCTATTCGTCCCACTTATCGGCCCCTACGTCATTCAGGCATGATGTTATTCGAATTTTCAGGGAATCATGGAGGAAGGAAGACCTTCTATTATCATTTTGAAAAAAGCCGCTCCGCTTTTCTCCGCCCGAAACCCAAGAAGTTGGCTTTGCCTGCTAAACCATTCGTTTTTAAAAGTCTTTACAGGACTTCCTGGTATAAGAACCTCCTATTAATCCGCCAAATGACACGACGATAAATAGGAGTAAACTTTGCCCTCTCAGAATTCGAACCTTGGTCTCCCCAGGCCTAAGACCCTCATGGGAGGACTGAGATACCACTAAGATTTTACCACAATTATATCATCATAAAAGCGTTTTATTGTCTTCAATGCAACAATCAAATCGAGATTATATCGCACATATCTTAAAAAAATGCAGCTTGGTGAAAGAACAATAGCATCATCTAAAGAGCTTCTGGCATGGCTTGATGACTTGCATTTACCTTGAAGCTCTCACAGAACTTTTGAGGCTAGCTTTTTTAGTTGGTGGTGGCGATTGTGGAAAGTAAAAGACAATGGTGCTCTATAATAGTCTACGGGAAAAGGTagttgaggtttttttttttctatcgtGTCTTCTTCCTTTATGTGAACAACAAACATTTATAGAAAATATCAATCCAACTGGATTGATTGGGTCGCTAACctttgtgtttttattaatgtatttgtTGTGGAATCTTAGAGGGTTGTatacggttttttttttttgttagctATATGTATTATGGACCGTTGTATCGTGCTTTCATACAACTCGCTCAGGACTTGTTTGAGAATCAATAAAAATATCGCGAGGTGGAAAACCAGTAATGCGGCCTCCGTTGGTGGGGTTTTTTTTCCTCATGTTTCAATTTTTCTCATGTTTTAATCTAATTGTGTGTGCTAGAGGCTCAATTCTAATAAACCTCAATTTTATCGTTACAAAAAGAAAAGCACACACAATTAGATTTGCAAACTCTTAGGAGGGTCGCCCAATGCCTCCCTCACCTTCCACAATAAAATCCCCCTATATGTATCCAAAGGATGGTGTAAATCTTGCTTACGCTGGGTCACTCACATATATCAAATTGTATCCATCGTTTTGATTGTAACCTCACACTCATACACGCATAAAAGTCTACAAACCTGTTCTATACAATGACTATTCATCATATACAACTAAAACAGATTAATTGGTCAGCTCCACCAAAACAATTGACTTTTTTGTTAGTGTTGATCATCGCTTCATCTTACAAGGGGAAGAAGCAAGTACTCGACATAGAAAAGCTGCATGCAAgtcaaaaaaattacataagtAACCATGTTGAGTACTAATAATCTCTTCAtaccaaaaattaaatatttaaaaaaaatatattaaatacatcatgtgtttttctttttgctaCACAATTACATTGGGACGGGGTAACGACGAATTGAAAGATGATACGATTGTAAGCGTTACCTTCCAAAGAAATAAATACATTGACGATATAGATGTCGTGCTCTTCAAATCCACTGATTTGGCTCGTACCCAAAGTGCCAAAAACGTCACTATATGTCCAAATGTCTGTGGCAATGGCAAATTCAAAAGTTAGCTTAATTaatgcataaatataaataatgatcgagaaatatatttacatttatcaTGTACGAGTAATATTTCTGTAACTAATTAAGAGGCTTGCAggtaatgttaaaaataaaataaaattaagaggCCGGGGCGGTGCTTAATTATGATTGTGTAATGTGTTTGGTTAATGACATGCAAAAATGACGTCTAGCTAGACCACGTATACCATAAATATGTAATACGAGCTGAGTAATAATTTTTATACGTACGTACGTACCGTCACGAATTTGCTCCAGGCAGAGGACGAGGTAGCCCCAACGAAAATAGTGACGCCATAAGCCATTCCAAGAAGCCAAAGGCAACTCCAAAACATCTACTTACGTACGTACGTACAGTTGTTTATAAATAGGTGATATATATGATGCGAAAGTGCTACTTGTACTTTTATAAAACTAACCAGTTCTGGGCCGATTTGAGAAGCAAGTGATCTAATTCCATGCATCTCGTCTCCTTTAATGTCTGGAATGTCCTAATAATTAACCATCGACGAAAAGAAATCAAAGAGCTAGCTAGATTGATCAACAATTAACAAACTGATCAATTTAATTATGAAGATCGAGCTCATCTTAGTATATAATTTCAAAAGCACGCAAATTAGGATTAAAAGGCAAATAAACACGATATTCACCTTAAACAGTATCAAGACAACAGAGAACACGATGAGCATTGCCATTGAAAAAAGGTGACGTCTTGAAAGGATGATGACACCTCCACGAATAATGgcattctattattattatgaattaacAATTAATATATCGATCTAAccttaaattaatatatatatagtgacgAAAATTAATATATACCTGAATATGCACGTAATATCCAAATGGAATGGCCAGCGCTCGGGAGTTTATCATGTATAAGACCGCAGTGTAAGGAAACCTCTTCCATCGTAGAAAAGGTAActggaaaaatatatatatattttttgttacgaatattaacatattttgttCATGAAATTAATGTAGAGATCAATATAATGGTGCCTACAAGGGCGGTGTACCAATTTCAAAGGAGGCATTAGCCTCCCTTTAGGCACGTACGCCCCTGGGTGCCTAGCTAGCTTGTGTAATACGAGTACTAGTAGTTATGTACGAACCAAATTTGCTGAATATGCAGTTCCAATCACGAACCATACGAAGAGACCACAAAATAGAGGCCAAGAACCACTCATGTACACGATCAATAAACTCTACACTCGAATTAAGATCCATACATACTTATGTTAAAACATATAATCACCTGTATACTAGATATGcggagtattatatatatagttgtattcAATGTGTCTTAATTGTTGGTTAATTTAAGtctcacctatatatatatatatatatatcatactcCGTTACCGGTTGAAAATTATTCTTCAAATACGCTTACTTCTTATatgtaaaattttttattaaataaaatccTAAAAGGAGTAAGTTTCTTACGAGTATTTTGCAAAGCATTGTAAACTCTGACACAAAAGATCAGGTTGAAGATGTATGAAAGGAAATATAAAATACGTACGTAAAATATAGAATAATCTTGTAAAATATACAATACTATACGTACGTAAAGTACGTGCTCACATGTTGTGACTTGTGACGTACGTACGGTTAATTACATACACTTCTAGCTAGGATCGGATGATCGATTCACTTTTGAGATTAATTAATTTCTATGCGTGTGGTAAATATACATACCgtaaaaacaacttaattaattTACCATAATAGCGGATAATGAGGTCACAAAGATGGCTGTCTTCATGGTTAACTCCCCTGAAGCTAATGGAAGATACGGTTTATTAATCTGGATATACATAAAGTCAACCATAAAATGCGAAGTCAACTTATAGAGTATTAAGTTTTGtactaataattaaatttacaaAAGTTTACTCAGCTCAGTAGTTAATTAATACGATAGAAAAACgtacaaaaagaaaaacgaaTGATTATTGATTTGATGTACGACTATtgtatgaaacatatatatataccttgtcTATCTCTAAGTCGCATATCTGATTGAAACCACAAACATAGATTTGCATGCAAACGCCTCCGAATATGGCCTAAAAAAGTTACGTACACATATGTATCATGAATCGAAAaaagttgtaatttattttctaGCAGCcaataacttattttttatgtaaaagtTAAGTTGTAGTTTATTTTGATCATATCCTCAAttacgtacgtacgtacctGAAGAACTTTGATGAAGAACAATGGAGTGAGATCCGAAAGCGTTTCAACAGCCATAAGAGACGTAGAAATGACACTCAGAACCTTAAAAAAGAGGTTGCTTACAATACAGTTAGTTAATTAACCGATCGACTCCATGGTTAGCTAAATTATTTGTTGAAAAAGGTTGTTTATTAATTTGCTAGTATATATAAGATTAAATTAGGATGTTTAATTTAAAATCTAACCGTCGCAATAACTGCATAAGGTCTTGaaaacttgaacaaaatgttgATCATCATGGCACTACTACTGATCATAGAGTCCCGAGTTGATCTTTCGGACTTGAAGTTATTTCGTACATGTAGTCCCAAAATTAATGGGACATGTTTCCAATTGCTTGGTTTAAACAACACAAAACGTTTATAAAGATGATCATTTCTTCTATGTTTTTCTCGAAGTTTGAAGGACGACGTCAGCTTGTAGCTTTTCTCAATGTTACATTTTCCAAATGAGTATCGGGttcctgttaaaaaaaaaaaaaggacacgCGCGTTGTATAATTACATCAGCGCACGTTCTATTTCTTTTGTTTCAATTGAAAATTGCGAGCTAACAAAAAAACTACTATATGATCAGATATTCGTGGTACATAATATTACCTGTCGATACAGCAGGGAATTTAGACGACGAATTAAAGGTTGAGAAAGATCTAACACATTGATGACTTGCCATACGTTTGAATCAGGTATATATACCTCACGTACAGGTAATTAACAAACTagtagatcatatatatataggccgATTTGAATAACCGGTTATCAACTTTTACCACAAATACTTTTCTTCAGATAATTAACGCACCGCATGCAGAAGGAAGTTTCCAATATAGTGAAAATTAAATAGTCATTGCTTGCATCTACTGGAAACTTGAACATGCATCTCTCACGTGCAACTTCGATTTAGTGCATGCATAAAAGATTTttgcaattaaaaaaattaatttaatttacttatattataGCTACATCATATTTATCAAAGTAATTGATCGAGATGCTATACCTCggattataattttttttttttccactacGTGTTAGTTGGTTAGTCACTCGAACCCTATCAGCGATATATAAGTGGGCAGTATGCTAAAAGCTAGTTGGAATCAGAAGACATCCATCGAGACCAATTAAAGGTGCGATAACAGTCAGTGGCGGAATCAGAACCGGAAGTGACCCATAGCACAATTTTTATTTCCACTAACCTTGTATAGGCATAAAGTAACGATAATAACTAAATTGTTACGATTTCTAACATTTTTTAACagatttttggctatttttaatgtatgttaagatttttttttgtcatttttagtagtttttctttataatttaattatacagatacatctttataagtttaattgataaaaaagtgtttcaaaaatttaaagttGGTTACAAGACCGGTATCCCATATTTACTTGACCcgtagcaccaataaaaaaatacatcatttttcaaaaaattttaactaCATGAATTTAGCGGACCCGTAGCCCAGGTTACCTCTTAGATCCGCCCCTGGATAACACGACGTGCACACGTctgaaaaaataaatacttgAAACCATAGGGAATTAAGATTCAATTTCTAATTACCAAGCTAACATTCCAATCCATGTAAATGTAAATGAAGTTTTATCTCTatccatgtatttggatgttcCCATTAGGATAAAACTTGATAAAGTGTTGTATATATGACGggtaacatttatttattaaaaaaaaaaaagtttattttgtatACAAACTATTCTTTATTAATTTACACAGCCTAGCAATGAATTACAAACTCCTAACTTTTGTTTATAACTTCTAATTGATGCATGTG
The sequence above is drawn from the Erigeron canadensis isolate Cc75 chromosome 4, C_canadensis_v1, whole genome shotgun sequence genome and encodes:
- the LOC122597626 gene encoding homogentisate phytyltransferase 1, chloroplastic-like, which codes for MASHQCVRSFSTFNSSSKFPAVSTGTRYSFGKCNIEKSYKLTSSFKLREKHRRNDHLYKRFVLFKPSNWKHVPLILGLHVRNNFKSERSTRDSMISSSAMMINILFKFSRPYAVIATVLSVISTSLMAVETLSDLTPLFFIKVLQAIFGGVCMQIYVCGFNQICDLEIDKINKPYLPLASGELTMKTAIFVTSLSAIMSLLIVYMSGSWPLFCGLFVWFVIGTAYSANLLPFLRWKRFPYTAVLYMINSRALAIPFGYYVHIQNAIIRGGVIILSRRHLFSMAMLIVFSVVLILFKDIPDIKGDEMHGIRSLASQIGPELMFWSCLWLLGMAYGVTIFVGATSSSAWSKFVTTFGHIVTFLALWVRAKSVDLKSTTSISSMYLFLWKLFYVEYLLLPLVR